In Periplaneta americana isolate PAMFEO1 chromosome 4, P.americana_PAMFEO1_priV1, whole genome shotgun sequence, one DNA window encodes the following:
- the LOC138698108 gene encoding trypsin-7-like isoform X1, protein MYLLALASLLACTGAVSLAGRPNTDGRIVGGTPAEITNYPYQVSMEYFFSHTCGASIISPEWVVTAAHCVDKKEGQLSVVRFRAGSTYRQQGGTLHNAAEIIMHPQYSDYDYDIAVVRVKEPFEYSDSVQPISLTSTAPATGTSVVVTGWGRLAEDGEVPYQLQQVQVNIVDFEECNSDYWLYGGITTRMICAGVPDGGKDACEGDSGGPLVAEGELVGVVSWGSGCAQPGYPGVYADVAVFKSWVTSVTGVQ, encoded by the exons ATGTACCTTCTAGCTTTAGCTTCACTCTTGGCCTGCACAG gagctGTGTCCCTGGCCGGTCGACCAAATACTGACGGGCGTATTGTGGGAGGCACTCCTGCTGAAATTACGAATTACCCTTATCAG GTATCTATGGAATACTTCTTCAGCCATACTTGTGGAGCTTCCATCATTAGTCCCGAGTGGGTTGTAACAGCTGCCCATTGTGTTGATAA GAAGGAAGGGCAACTAAGCGTAGTACGTTTCCGTGCTGGAAGTACTTACAGACAGCAAGGAGGAACATTGCATAACGCTGCCGAGATAATCATGCATCCTCAATACAGCGACTACGATTACGACATCGCAGTTGTCAGG GTGAAAGAGCCGTTCGAATACAGCGACTCTGTGCAGCCTATTTCATTAACCTCCACGGCGCCTGCAACGGGAACTTCAGTCGTCGTCACAGGATGGGGCAGACTTGCTGAGGATGGAGAAGTCCCTTATCAGCTTCAGCAGGTGCAGGTCAACATAGTGGACTTCGAGGAGTGTAACAGTGACTACTGGTTGTATGGCGGCATAACGACGCGTATGATCTGCGCTGGTGTACCTGATGGAGGAAAGGACGCCTGCGAGGGCGATTCCGGCGGGCCGCTGGTTGCGGAAGGGGAGCTCGTCGGTGTCGTGTCCTGGGGCAGCGGATGTGCACAGCCCGGCTACCCGGGTGTGTACGCTGACGTTGCCGTTTTCAAGAGCTGGGTTACTTCGGTCACCGGCGTTCAATGA
- the LOC138698108 gene encoding trypsin-7-like isoform X2 produces the protein MEYFFSHTCGASIISPEWVVTAAHCVDKKEGQLSVVRFRAGSTYRQQGGTLHNAAEIIMHPQYSDYDYDIAVVRVKEPFEYSDSVQPISLTSTAPATGTSVVVTGWGRLAEDGEVPYQLQQVQVNIVDFEECNSDYWLYGGITTRMICAGVPDGGKDACEGDSGGPLVAEGELVGVVSWGSGCAQPGYPGVYADVAVFKSWVTSVTGVQ, from the exons ATGGAATACTTCTTCAGCCATACTTGTGGAGCTTCCATCATTAGTCCCGAGTGGGTTGTAACAGCTGCCCATTGTGTTGATAA GAAGGAAGGGCAACTAAGCGTAGTACGTTTCCGTGCTGGAAGTACTTACAGACAGCAAGGAGGAACATTGCATAACGCTGCCGAGATAATCATGCATCCTCAATACAGCGACTACGATTACGACATCGCAGTTGTCAGG GTGAAAGAGCCGTTCGAATACAGCGACTCTGTGCAGCCTATTTCATTAACCTCCACGGCGCCTGCAACGGGAACTTCAGTCGTCGTCACAGGATGGGGCAGACTTGCTGAGGATGGAGAAGTCCCTTATCAGCTTCAGCAGGTGCAGGTCAACATAGTGGACTTCGAGGAGTGTAACAGTGACTACTGGTTGTATGGCGGCATAACGACGCGTATGATCTGCGCTGGTGTACCTGATGGAGGAAAGGACGCCTGCGAGGGCGATTCCGGCGGGCCGCTGGTTGCGGAAGGGGAGCTCGTCGGTGTCGTGTCCTGGGGCAGCGGATGTGCACAGCCCGGCTACCCGGGTGTGTACGCTGACGTTGCCGTTTTCAAGAGCTGGGTTACTTCGGTCACCGGCGTTCAATGA